The genomic segment CTTTTGTTTGTAAAAGCTGAATATCTTTTTGCTGTTGCAGCATGTCAGCAATGGCATAAATATCTGAGATAAACGAGCATAAAATCCGAATGCCCGCAATGTCATGCACATGCTTTTCTGCGTTGTTTAATGTTAACTGTAACCCTTTTCGCTGTAGTTTGCTCAAAAGGCTTTCGGGAGATTTTAAACGAGACTTTGTATGTTCAATCGGATGATACGAATGCACATACTGGAACTCCTCCTGTAAAATTTTAATCTTTGTCATCATTTCGTCTAAAGCAAATTTATATTTCATGAGAAAACGCGTGACTTCTTCTTTTAAATTTGAAAATTGTTCGATGTCTTTAGGTAACGCATGATGGCGTTCTAGCATAAAAAATGCTCCTTCTTAGATAGTCTATGATGTAGTGTAGTAAAAAATGATGATTACTATAATGTACGAATGTCTAGGCAGAAAAGCTTCGTTTTTCACAGAAATTACATGATTTCACACAACTTTTCACTACGAATAGCTTTTGGCAAGTGTGACATACTACCCTAAAAATGACACAAAGCGAGGCATTCAGATGGGCGTATATCAATGGCTGTCAGAATTAGAAAAAGATACAAAGCGGATACCTGATATTGTGTATCGCTCCATCTCGTTAAGCAATGGTCAAGGGGCAAAGCTTGTATATATTTCGAATTTGGTTGATGCAGGTCGGTTAGCTGAAGAGGTTGTTTCCCCATTGCTTACTTTTGATGATTTCTCGAAACCTTTAACGGCAGAGAGGGCAACATTGACTTTGGAGTTATCCCATTTTTTGAAATAACCACCATCAATGAGCTAAAAGACGCCTTATTTACAGGGTATGCGATCTTGTTGTTGGAAGATGCTGAGACAGGCTTGGCCATCGATGTGCAGCATCATTTCCATCGCAATCTGGAAGAACCTGTTGCAGAATCGGTTGTTCGGGGAAATCGCATCGGCTTTATTGAATCCATTGATCAAAACATTGCGCTCTTAAGAAATTATTTAAAAACAGACGCCTTTTTGTTTGAAACGTTGATATTAGGAAAGTATACAAAAACGACTGTCGGCATCGCATATATCGATGGCGTCGCTGAACGAAAATTAATTGAAGAAGTGCGCATGCGTCTTGAACATATTGAGGCGGATGGTGTAATAGAGACCGGAGATATAGAGGAACTGATTGAAGATCATCCAAACTCTATATTCCCGCAAA from the Litoribacterium kuwaitense genome contains:
- a CDS encoding GTP pyrophosphokinase, with translation MLERHHALPKDIEQFSNLKEEVTRFLMKYKFALDEMMTKIKILQEEFQYVHSYHPIEHTKSRLKSPESLLSKLQRKGLQLTLNNAEKHVHDIAGIRILCSFISDIYAIADMLQQQKDIQLLQTKDYIKKPKQNGYRSLHLLLKVPVFMSDRTEEVCVEVQIRTVAMDFWASLEHKMYYKYQGSAPPKMQEEIKEAAEQVNALDRRMERIHQEIKSGKAEQHQDDELSHTPHELIALFGTTKNKDE
- a CDS encoding spore germination protein is translated as MGVYQWLSELEKDTKRIPDIVYRSISLSNGQGAKLVYISNLVDAGRLAEEVVSPLLTFDDFSKPLTAERATLTLELSHFLK